One part of the Heptranchias perlo isolate sHepPer1 chromosome 10, sHepPer1.hap1, whole genome shotgun sequence genome encodes these proteins:
- the tmem229b gene encoding transmembrane protein 229b codes for MAAAEPLSALSRWYLYAIHGYFCEVMFTAAWEFVVHFNWKFPGVTSVWALFIYGTSMLIVERMYLHLRDKCNTLARCLIYTIWTYIWEFSTGYILRQFNACPWDYSQFEFDFMGLVTLEYAIPWLCASFIMEKLVIRNTLRLRFGDDRDAALGSLLPAGAMANGHVKSD; via the coding sequence ATGGCTGCAGCAGAGCCTCTGAGTGCCCTTTCTCGCTGGTATCTCTATGCAATCCATGGCTACTTCTGCGAGGTGATGTTCACAGCTGCATGGGAATTCGTGGTGCATTTCAACTGGAAGTTCCCCGGGGTCACCAGCGTCTGGGCCCTTTTCATCTACGGGACATCCATGCTGATCGTCGAGAGGATGTACCTCCACCTCAGGGACAAGTGCAACACCCTCGCCCGCTGCCTCATCTACACCATCTGGACGTACATCTGGGAGTTCTCCACGGGCTACATTTTGCGCCAGTTCAACGCCTGCCCCTGGGACTACTCTCAGTTCGAGTTTGACTTCATGGGCTTGGTCACGCTCGAGTACGCCATCCCCTGGCTCTGCGCCTCCTTCATCATGGAGAAGCTGGTCATCAGGAACACACTGCGCCTGCGCTTCGGCGACGACCGCGACGCGGCCCTGGGGTCTCTGCTGCCCGCCGGCGCGATGGCAAACGGGCACGTCAAATCCGACTGA